A window from Actinomycetota bacterium encodes these proteins:
- a CDS encoding glycosyltransferase: MSMLAAYQHIVGKDKIDQLYRLAKLSENKKVVMVNSTKDGGGVAEILHRLVPLLCELGIDCRWETIKAEPSFYEITKSMHNAMQGKKINFSPETLDYYLEVNRKNAKNLNLEADIVVIHDPQPLALVSYYPHNKSKWVWRCHIDTSKPELSLWKFFKKHLLGYEASIYSIAKFSRPLPHPQYLIPPSIDPLAEKNRDMAPEEIKKAVSSFGLSDSKPMLLQVSRFDKFKDPVGVIEAYRLVKKELDIQLVLAGGTASDDPEGEMVLQEVRKAAGNDPDIHILLLDPGSNTQINALQRAADVIIQKSTKEGFGLVVTEAMYKGKPVVGGAVGGITIQIQNHQTGFLVHSPEGAAYRIRYLINRQQVRQQMGKAAAEYVIGNFLITRHLRDYLALFYILYNMNQGIIYV, from the coding sequence ACTTTACCGGCTGGCCAAATTGTCTGAAAATAAAAAAGTAGTGATGGTAAACTCTACCAAGGATGGGGGAGGAGTAGCTGAAATACTTCACCGCCTGGTGCCCTTGCTATGTGAGTTAGGCATAGACTGCCGTTGGGAAACCATAAAGGCAGAGCCTTCCTTTTATGAGATTACTAAATCCATGCACAATGCCATGCAGGGAAAAAAGATAAATTTCAGCCCTGAAACCTTGGATTACTATTTGGAGGTAAACCGTAAAAATGCCAAGAACCTAAACCTGGAGGCAGACATAGTGGTTATACATGACCCCCAGCCCCTGGCTTTGGTAAGCTACTACCCCCATAATAAGAGCAAGTGGGTATGGAGATGCCATATCGATACTTCTAAACCGGAATTATCCCTTTGGAAATTTTTTAAGAAGCATCTACTGGGTTATGAGGCCAGCATTTATTCCATAGCTAAGTTTTCACGTCCTCTACCGCATCCCCAGTATCTTATACCTCCTTCCATAGACCCACTGGCTGAAAAAAATCGTGATATGGCCCCGGAAGAAATTAAAAAAGCGGTATCCTCTTTTGGATTATCAGATTCTAAACCCATGCTTCTTCAGGTATCGCGTTTTGATAAGTTTAAAGACCCGGTAGGTGTAATTGAAGCTTATCGGCTGGTAAAAAAGGAACTGGATATCCAGCTGGTACTGGCAGGAGGCACTGCCTCTGACGACCCTGAAGGAGAAATGGTTCTGCAGGAAGTTAGAAAGGCGGCTGGAAATGACCCTGATATACATATCCTTCTTCTGGACCCAGGTTCCAATACCCAAATTAATGCCTTACAGAGAGCTGCGGATGTAATCATCCAAAAATCTACTAAGGAGGGCTTTGGCTTGGTGGTTACTGAGGCCATGTATAAGGGTAAACCGGTGGTAGGGGGAGCAGTGGGAGGTATTACCATACAGATACAAAACCATCAGACCGGTTTTTTAGTGCACTCTCCAGAAGGAGCAGCCTACCGCATAAGATATTTGATTAACAGGCAGCAAGTTAGGCAACAAATGGGAAAAGCAGCAGCAGAGTATGTTATAGGCAACTTCCTTATTACCCGTCACTTAAGAGATTACCTGGCTTTGTTCTATATTTTATACAATATGAATCAAGGCATTATTTACGTGTAA